One genomic segment of Acanthochromis polyacanthus isolate Apoly-LR-REF ecotype Palm Island chromosome 9, KAUST_Apoly_ChrSc, whole genome shotgun sequence includes these proteins:
- the neurod6b gene encoding neurogenic differentiation factor 6-B, with the protein MLTLPYEEPHMMCEPRFGANYPRESLPESLEQERLHNPDRSNSDMREADDDISDRDEDEREDDQDENGLPKKRGPRKKKPGKEQMDRAKLRRQEANARERSRMHGLNAALESLRKVVPCYSKTQKLSKIETLRLAKNYIWALSETLSAGKRPDLLAFVQTLCKGLSQPTTNLVAGCLQLNARNFLTDHNGEVMFSGRSPYDAMYPYPGSDMNTPPGHSGSNLDSSAKPFRHYSYGGAYEPYYENPSPEGGSPHFDSQLSPPMNFNGIFSLKHDDPPDYGKGSHYGMRYCSAPGRTALAHNSMYRVSPEARFPYDLHVRSQSFQAQGEVNGSFHN; encoded by the coding sequence ATGTTGACGCTGCCTTACGAGGAACCTCATATGATGTGTGAGCCACGGTTTGGTGCCAATTATCCCCGTGAAAGCTTACCTGAGAGCCTGGAGCAGGAGCGACTACACAACCCAGACAGGTCCAACTCCGACATGAGGGAGGCCGACGACGACATCTCCGACAGAGACGAGGACGAGAGAGAGGACGACCAGGATGAGAACGGGCTTCCTAAAAAGCGAGGCCCCCGGAAAAAGAAGCCCGGCAAGGAGCAGATGGACAGGGCCAAACTACGGCGCCAGGAAGCCAACGCCCGAGAGCGCAGCCGGATGCACGGCTTGAACGCTGCCCTGGAGAGCCTGCGCAAAGTTGTGCCGTGCTACTCCAAAACTCAGAAACTGTCCAAGATTGAGACCCTGAGACTGGCAAAAAATTACATCTGGGCCCTGTCAGAGACTCTGAGCGCAGGGAAGAGACCGGACCTCCTCGCCTTCGTACAGACTTTGTGCAAAGGATTATCCCAGCCAACGACCAACTTGGTGGCCGGTTGTTTGCAGCTGAACGCGAGAAACTTCCTCACAGACCACAACGGGGAGGTCATGTTCTCTGGCAGGTCGCCCTACGATGCCATGTACCCATACCCCGGCTCGGACATGAACACACCCCCCGGCCACAGTGGCAGCAATCTGGACAGCAGCGCCAAGCCGTTCCGACACTACAGCTACGGCGGCGCGTACGAGCCTTACTACGAGAACCCGTCCCCGGAGGGCGGGAGCCCACATTTCGACAGCCAGTTGAGCCCACCGATGAACTTTAACGGGATTTTTTCCCTAAAACACGACGACCCGCCAGATTACGGCAAAGGCAGCCACTATGGCATGCGCTACTGCAGTGCGCCAGGACGCACGGCTCTTGCGCACAACTCCATGTACCGAGTCTCCCCAGAGGCCCGTTTCCCCTACGATCTGCACGTCCGCAGTCAGTCCTTCCAAGCACAAGGAGAAGTTAATGGCTCCTTCCACAATTAA